The window CACTGCCGTTTCAGGCCAAGTGGTTGGAAAAATCGGCGGTCAATCCAAATCGATCTACGACAAAATCCAAAAAGCTAAAGCAGCTTGCGGCGGATAAGTTAAGGAAGGATATAGATACATGAAATTCGTCGAACGAATTCTAAATACTTTAAGTTTCGGCGAGAAATGGGCGGGGGGAATCTGTTTCCTTCTGCTCACTCTTCTCATGATTGCTGACGTTTCCAAACGAGAGGTAATCGATAAAGTTTTTAATTGGATCATAGAAATCACGGAAGCCTATCCCAATACTGGTATTGCCGGTTTTATGGGAGATTGGAGTGTTTACATTGCAGAATCCATTCATAGCGGATCCACAGGATTTATTGAGTGGCTCGGCCTTGGTGGGATCATTTGGGCACAAAAACTTTCCCTCTATTTTATGTTATGGGGTGGACTTTTCGGTTCTGCTCTTGCGAGTGCAAAGGGTTCACACCTTCGTCCTGAAATTGCAGACAAAGTATTACCAAAAAAACTTTTACCTTATGTTAAGGTAATCGAACAGTGGGTAATTTCTTTTTTCTTTTTATTTCTCGCATACCTATCTGTCATTTATGTTCTAGAAAGTATCACCTTAGATGAAGTGAATCCTGTAACGGAGATTCACTTATGGAAAGTACAAGTTATTTTTCCTTACATCTTTCTCTCTATGGGTTTCAGACATTTGTGTTACGGAATTTTTCCAGCACTCATTCCTTCCGATATCAATGAAGCTACAGAAGCTTTGGAACTTGCGGAAAAAGAACTTTCCGAATCTAATTCACGGGGGAATCACTAATGGGTTCTTGGGGAATACTCCTACTCTTACTTGCTTTAATTTTACTCAGGCAACCACTCATCGTACTTATGGGTGCCATCACTGTGTATTGTTATTATTTTTTACCAGACCCTCCTCTTGAGTCTTTCCAAGAACTCAATAGTATCATTGGAGATTTGTTCTTTGCGGGTGATAAAGAAATCCTTCTTGCGATTCCTCTTTTTATCATCGCAGGGAATTTGATGACCCATGGAAGTATTGCACGGCGACTCATTCGGATTGCCCAAGCGATGACAGCACCCATTCCTGCCGGCCTTGCCATTGCAGGGGTATTTTCTTGTGGGATCTTTGCTGCCATTTCTGGATCTTCACCGGTGACTCTCATTGCCATTGGTGGTCTGATGTATCCTTCCCTCACCAAAGCCGGATACCCAACGCAGTTTTCCATGGGCCTTCTTGCCTCTGGGGGAACTCTTGGAATCATCATTCCGCCGAGCATTCCTATGATTGTGTATGCAATTATGGTGGGAGTTTCTGTGACGGATCTTTTCATCGCAGGGATTGGTCCTGGAATTTTACTCATGTCTCTTCTTATGATTTATTCTGTATTTCGCGCAGGAAATATAGGACGTGGCAAATGGGACTGGGCAGAAATCCGTACCGCTTGGAAAGAAGGTGTTCTTGCCCTTCTTATGCCAGTGGTCATTCTTGGGGGAATCTATTCTGGATTTTTTACAGCGACAGAATCGGCAGCTATTGCGGTATTTTATGCCATCTTAGTGGAAGTGTTCATTCACAAAGAACTTAGTTTCCCTAAGATCCCTAAAATCATGGCAGAAAGTGCGGAGATGCTCGGAATTCTATTCCTCATTTTGATTTTGGCTGTGAGTTTGAATAAGTTCATGATCGAAAACGAAATTCCTCAGAATCTCGTGGCGACTATGTCTGGGCAAATCTCAAGCCCTGTGACCTTCCTCATCGGTGTGAACATTCTGTTACTCATCGTGGGAATGTTTATGGATATTATGAGTGCCATTCTCGTTCTTGCACCGTTACTGGCACCAATGGCAGTCAACTATGGAATCAATCCGGTTCACTTCGGAATCATTATGATTGTGAACTTGGAAATTGGTTACTTAACACCACCAGTGGGTGTGAACTTATTTGTGGCTTCTGGAATCTTCAAACAACCGTTAGGTAAAGTCATCCAATCGGTAGCTCCTATTGTGGGGTTATTTCTCATTGGCCTTATCCTGATCAGTTGGATTCCTGAGATCTCTCTTGGCCTTGTGGGCGGGGAAGCAGCAGCACCAACACCGTAACAAAAACAGAAAAAGCCGGGAACTAAGCCCGGCTTTTTTATTTAACGCAACCAAACGCGGAGTCGTTCCAAAGAATCTTTGGCATCGTTTGCCCAAAGACTTGTGGAATGGTTTTTTAAAATCTCCACATAGACAGAAAGAACAGGTTCCAAATCTTTTCTGAGTTGGATCAATTCCTTATTTAAGTTTTCCGAAAGTTCTATGGGATGAAGATTTCGTTTTTCATAATATCGTAAGATCGCCTCAGTTTCCTTTTCCTTAGCCATTTTGTATTCATGGAAAACTGGATCTTTGGATGGTTTGGAAGTTTGTATTTTTGGATCAGAAGCCTCCCCACTTCCGAAGGAAAAAGTTTCCTCTTCGGGATGGATGAGAAGATGATCCTTTAAGGATTCATAATGTTTGTTTAGTTCCACAAACATCACATCGCTAGTAAACTCACCCGAATCAGGGTGATATTTTTTGGCTAGTTTATGATAAGATTCTTTGAGTTCAGATTCGGTAAACCCTGGGCCAAGGCCTAAAAAGTGAAGGGAATCATTTAACAGTAATTTTTTGTCCATGAGAGGCCAGAAGATTGCACCAAATGCGATTTCAATCTACGTTTGATACTGAATTCCCAATATTCTTTTTTACTCTCATTCATTTCGAAAACAAGTAATTCTTGTACCTTCTCTTGCAGATTTCTTGCTTCATCCAAACGTTGGAATACAGTTTCAGAAATGGCAATTTCTTCTTCCGTATGAATTTCTTTATCCCCTTTTTCCCAAAGTTCCCGGTCAACAGCTTCCAATTTCCGAACAATGATTTCATTTTTAAATTCAATTTTTACAGCCGAATCTGCATCACGATAAGACAGAAGTTCTTCTTCTCGTTTCAGATTGGTGATGAGTGAATCTAAATATTGGATCTTTTTTTCCAGAAGTTGTTTGAATGAGTGTTTGGAAGAAATCATAACTTTTTAGATTAACCGGTGATGGAAATTCCTGTAGGTCGTGTGCCAGGTGCTGCACTAGGATTCGGAGTGTCCTTTTTCTCTAACTCTTCCCAAGAGATTTTTAACTCGATCAGGATTTTGATACACTCTTCGATGATGGCTTTGTCCTTACGCATATTGGCTTCGAGCAAACGTTTTTTCAAATAAACATATAAGGACAGTAGATTGTTTGCGACTTCTTTCCCCTCTTCCATATTGAGAGAAAGTAAGAGTTCTGTGATGATGTCTTGGGTTTTGATGATATTGTTGTTCACAACATCGTATTTTCGAGGAGTCATATTGTCTTTTGCCACACCTAGGAATCGGATGGCTCCGTCAAAGAGCATCACAATCAGTTTGATTTGGCTAACGGTAGATATCTCATTGGCTTTGTATTCATTGTAAGCAGAGGCACCAGTTTTTCTCGCAAGCGACATTTTTTTCTCCTGAGTATTCCCATCGACCAAAAAGGATACTTGCTTAATGACCCAAGTGAATATTCTTAGAATATCACATGGGAAAAATAAAACGTGTAGTTTTTTTGGCCTCGGGAAGAGGGTCCAATTTTACCGCTTCCGTCGAGTACATTCGTAAAAAAAAGCTAAAGTCCGACCTGGTGGCCCTTGTGACAGACAACCCGGAAGCAAAAGCCCTAGGCATCGCCAAATCCTTTGGAATCCCCACAAAGGTCATTCCCTATGTTACCTATCCCCAAAAGATCGATTACCATAAGGACTTACTAGCGGAAGTGGAAACTCTCGACCCAGATCTGATTGTGGCCTGCGGATATATGCGAATTCTGAAACCAGAATTTGTTCGCAGGTTCAGAAATAGGATCATCAATGTCCATCCAAGTCTTCTCCCCGCCTTTCCTGGCCTCGATTCCCAAAAACAAGCATTGGATTATGGGGTCAAGGTTGCAGGTTGTACGGTTCACTTTGTGGAAGAAGGTGTGGATACAGGTCCCATCATTTTGCAAAAAGCGATTGCCATTGCCCCCGAATGGACTGAAAAAGAACTATCCCTTGCAATCCTTGCGGAAGAACATAAAATCCTTCCGCTCGCTATACAACTGTTTTGTGAAGATAAATTAAAAATCAAAGAACGAAAGGTAGAAATCCTAAAATGATCGAAATCAAACGAGCACTCGTATCCGTATCCGACAAAGCCGGAATTACGGAGATATGTTCCTTCCTCGCCAAAAACGGAGTGGAAATTCTTTCCACAGGTGGAACTTATGATGCCCTCTCCAAAGCAGGAATTCCTGTCAAAAAAGTAGATGAGTTTACTGGTTTTCCAGAAATCCTACATGGCCGTGTGAAAACCCTCCATCCGAAAATTCATGGTGGCCTTCTTGGTGACACAACAAACCCAGACCATGTGAAACAGATGGAAAGTAATGGAATTGTTCCCATCACTCTTGTAATTGTGAACCTTTACCCATTTGTCAAAACAGTTATGAAACCAGATGTAACCCTTGAAGATGCGATCGAAAACATCGATATCGGTGGGCCGTCTATGCTTCGTTCGGCGGCAAAAAACCATAAAAATGTAGTGGTTCTTACTGACCCCAAAGACTACGAATCTTTCCAATCCGAGTTTACGGCAAACAAAGGAAAAGTATCAAGAGAGACCGCATTTCAGTACGCGGCCAAAGTATTTTCAGAAACTGCTTCTTACGACTCAGCCATCTCCACTTTCTTTAACAAAAAGTTGGATATCAAATACCCTGATAAAATCACTTTTGCCTTTAACAAAAAACAAAAACTTAGGTATGGTGAAAACCCACACCAAGACGCTGCGTTTTATGAACCGCTTTTTATCAAATCACAGTTTGAAGCCTTACAAGGAAAAGAACTCTCCTTCAACAATATGTTGGATTTTGATGCAGCCTTCCATGTAGCGAGCCTACTTCCCAAAAATGCGGTTTCGATCGTAAAACACTTAAACCCATGTGGGATTGCATTTGGGGAAAACGTCCTCGAATCCTTTGAACTAGCAAGAAAAACAGATCCAATTTCTGCTTTTGGTGGAATCATTGGAATCCATGGCCGAGTGGAAAAAGATGCGGCAGAGGAAATCACAAAGAACTTTGTGGAAGGTGTGATTGCTGAAAGTTTTTCAGAGGAAGCCTTGGAAATTTTCGGGAAAAAACCTAACATTCGTTTGATCCCTATTGCAAAATTTGACGAAGCTTTGGATGAACTCGATTTACGTTCTCTCCATCACGGACTTCTCATCCAAAATCGTGACTATGATCTCATCACAAAAGACAAACTGAAAATTGTTTCGAAAAAACAACCTACTGCAGATGACTTGGAAGGATTGATGTTTGCTTGGAACTGTGTGAAGTTTATCAAATCCAACGCCATTGTTTATACAGACCAAAACTCAACACTGGGAATTGGTGCGGGTCAAATGTCTCGTGTGGATTCTGTGGAACTCGGTGCGATGAAAGCTCAAAAAGTAGGACTTTCTGTTGTCGGATCTTATGTGGGTAGTGATGCCTTCTTTCCTTTCCGTGATGGAATTGATGCCATCGCCAAAGTGGGGGCAAAAGCCATCATCCAACCAGGTGGATCCATCCGTGATGAAGAAGTCATCCAAGCAGCTGATGAACATGGACTGATTATGGTTTTCACTGGAATGAGGCATTTCCGCCACTAATGGAATTTTTTCTTTTCCTCCTATTTCTCACTTTCTTTGGTTTGGTGACAGCCGTATTAGTTTATTATGTAAAGATACTATTCTTTTCAAAAAAAACTAATTACCGCAGAGAAGAACTAACAGAGATTCGCGGGGACGTATTCCGCATTTGTTTGGACGTTTTGGAATCGGGAGGAAATTTAGTTTATGGGGTCGGGGCATTTTTCGGTAGTGCCCTCCTCGTTTGGCTTTGGTCCCTTCTTGGATCCGTCCTTGGAGAAAAGGGCCCTGGGCCTTTCGAACATATCTTCCATATGCCGATTTTCTTTTTGGCTCTTTTCTTTTCCTTTCCTTTTTTAAAAGAGGCTTATCGTGGTGAAAAATACCTCGCACTCGCCAAACCAACACTCTCCGGTCTTGCCTTAGGAAATTTATCTGCGGGTGCAGTCCACTACGGCCTCGACCGAGACCTTTTCTTTTTATTTTATTTGTTACTTCTCCTTTTACAAATTCCGGTTCTCGTTTTCCTTTGGAACCGGGAACCCATCTACGGGATGAGTTTTGAAGAGAATGATTCTTCCTATTCCTATGAATCCGAGGATGATTGGGGTGCACCTTCCGCGGCTTCGGGCTCAGTACAGGAGAATGGTTGGGAAGAGGAAGACGAAGGGCCATTCACGGAAGAAACCGATGAGTTTGGTTTGGGGGACGACCCTTTCCGAGATGATTTTAAGTAAGAAACAGGTTCTCTTTTTCGAAACTTTGTCCGATAGAAATCATATGAAGAAATATCTGATTTTCCTTCTTTTCCTACTCCCTGGACTTCTTAGCGCCCAAACAGAAATGCCCAATAGTTTGGATGGATTTGCAGAAGCTTCTTGGGGGATGACCTTTGAATCCATCCGTGAAAAATTTTTGTCTATGGCTACCAATCCGGAATCAAAGGAAAAGATTGAACTCTTAAATGAAAAAAAAGAGGAAAGCCTTCTCATCAAACGGAATGGAATCTTCTACCTTTACCGTTTTTATAAAACACCGGAATTACTCAAAGAAGTGCGCCCGAAACGAGAAGGCGCTACCGAATCTGATCCATCCATTGATGGACAAACAGAATTTCGTGAAAATGGAATCCTATTCTCCGTTGGAGTGACTTTCAATCTTGTCCCTTCTGAAAAAATTAAAGAGAAAATGGAAAAGAAATACGGGAAACCCAGAAAGGAAGCCATTGGCGACGATAAGGTTTCCGGGGCTGCCATTTGGGAACTTGTAGAAAGACGAGAGAACCCTCCTCGCGGTGGATTTGCCGTCGTTTGGAGAGAAGGATACAAAAAAGCTCCTTACACACGTCGGATTGATTACTTTTCCGCCAACTTAAAAGAGGTGATCGCTAAGGATTATGTCGATTTCTTCAGCGTTCAAGAAACAAAAACCTTGCGGGATTTAATCCCGTAGTTACCCTGTCTCGTGAGGCTTGGCAATCCAAGCCATCCATACGAGGCAAAATGAATTTATTTTTAGACACAGCCAACATTGACGAAATCAAAAAAGTCCATGAACTTGGCCTCCTAGACGGGATCACCACAAACCCATCCATCATCGCAAAATCCGGCCGTAAGTTCACGGAAGTCATCAAAGAAATTTGTAGTTTTGTTAAAGGACCTGTGAGTGCAGAAGTTCTTGCAACTGATGCTCCCACAATGATCAAAGAAGGTTTAGAACTTTCTAAAATTGCAGAAAACGTTGTGGTCAAAGTTCCCCTCATTCCAGAAGGAATCAAAGCCGTAAATGCATTTGCTGAAAAAGGAATTAGAACCAACGTAACTCTTTGTTTCACTGCCAACCAAGCTCTACTTGCTGCCAAAGCGGGTGCTAGTTTTATCTCTCCTTTTGTGGGACGTTTGGATGATATTGGTTACGATGGATTGGAACTCATTTCTGAAATCCGAGACATTTATGACAACTATGGAATTGAAACACAAATCCTTGCAGCATCGGTTCGTCACCCTATCCACTTCAAAGAAGTAGCCCTTCGCGGAGCAGATTGTGTGACCCTTCCTTACTCTGTATTTGAAATGCTTTTCAAACACCCACTCACTGACAGTGGACTTGCGAAATTCGTAGAAGATTCTAAAAAACTAAACTGGTAAAAAATTACAACCACACCACCGGATACTTTCGGTGGTGCACCAAATTATTCACTACGAGCGCATTCACAAGTAAAATCATTACCCCGATAAATACGGGAAAAATAATAAAGTCAACTCCCACTCCTCCAAGAACTCCAATCATAGCCGTCGCCCCACCTGGTGGGTGTAAGGTGTGAGACATATACATCACAAAAATTGAAAGCCCCACTGAAAATCCTATGGTAAAAAAATTGGTTCCGAGAGTGGCCACAAGGATGACCGCAATGGTGGCAGAGATCAAATGACCGCCAATTAAATTTCTAGGTTGGGAAAGCGGTGCATCCGGTACAGCGAAAAGTAACACAGCCGTAGCTCCAAAAGAACCAATCAGAAGAGAATGCCCAGACAAGTTCGTAATGGCTAAAATTGACCAGATGGCCACACTGCTACTAATCAAACTCCAAATCGCAAATCGAAGGGATCTTTTGGGACGACTCACTCGAAGAGGAGCTTTGATTTTATAAGGAATGTTCCTAAATCTATTTTTCAGCGTAATTTACCCAAATATCTTTCATTTGGTCAATAAAACAATATGCCGATTGATGAGAGGCATCATTAAATAAATCACAAGTTCCTGGTTTGTTCCAATTGAGTGTATAAGCACCGTAAGAAGTGGAAAGAGATTCAATTGGCTCCCACCAAACTTCTTTTATATGAAACTTTTCAAAATACTGATAATAATCACCATATACTTTTGGCCAAAGAACCAAAGTTTTGATTTTGTTTTTACGAGTGAGCTCTAAAAATGCTTCCACATAAGGTTTTTGAGACTCTCCCAAAGTGTAACTACTCATATACAGACTTCCAATCCTAAGTGTATCTTTTTTGATTTTTTCTACTGGATTGGACTGCACTCCATACATCAAATATTCACCTTTGGTATAGTTGATGAGTTGGAATTCTTGGTTATGAGAAGATTTATATTCTTTTAGTTTCCCCCTTTTGAGGCGTGAACTAAAGAGAGAAAGATTGAGTTCTACACTACGAATGGTAAAAACTTTATCTAAGATGTAAGTCCATTTTTCTTTTAAAGGAATGTCTTTCCAAACGATGTCCAAACAATCTTTATCACAACCCATTCGTAAAAATGGAGAAAGGATAAACCCTTTGTGATCATCAAAGGCTTCGGGACTGAGAGAAAGAATGACAAACTCTGGTTTGATTCCCAAATCCAAAAGTTTTTTCAGTTGGATATAGGAATTCATCGGAATTCCTTGTGGGCTACTAAAATTATAGAGAGTCCAATTTTTTTTATAAGGATCGGGAATTCCTAGTTCAGAAAAAGGATAAGAACGTGAATCTCCAAATACTAGTGCTAGTTTTTTTTCCGTAGCTTCCGGATCATTCAAAAGCCTTTTTTCTAAAACCTTTCTTTGGAAATAAAAAACGGAATTACCTGCCTGGAGAAATTCATCATGAAAGACTGGCAAAAGAAAAATTTTATCCACAAGAAAGATAAATAGAAAAAGAACTACTGGATACAGTAAAAACGGTTTTGATTTCAAAAACACAAATCCCCTAACCTCACAATTTTAAGACTGGATTGGATTCTTCAACCAAATTAAGAAGCCGGTTTCCCAAGAACCTGCTCCTCGGTAACCACTTTGTATTTGCCTTCCTCCAGAACAAAATCCCTCAAATCCAACTTCCCGATCCGAATTCGATAGAGATCCAAAACCACCATTTCCTTAGCTTTACACATCCGGCGGATTTGTCGTTTTTTACCTTCTTTTAAAATGATACTGAGATAACTAGTAAACCCAGGGTTCGTTTTTTCGGGAACCACATTGGCAGGTTTTACGGAAAGTGCTCTAAGTGTTTCCCCACCCTCTCTCACACCTAACATAAATTCATCGGCAATTGGTTTCCAAGCCACAGGTTGTTTCAAACTGATGATGTATTCTTTATCAATTTTGTTTCTGGGATGTGTGACTTTTTGGATGAAATCCCCATCAATGGATAAAAGTAAAAGTCCACGAGAATCTAAATCCAAACGGCCCGCATAATTGTATTTTTGGAAACTTTCCGGCAGAAGCGAAAAGATGGTATTCTCATGGAACTTATCTTCGTGGGAAGTTAAAAATCCAGGCGGTTTGTTGAAGGCTATGATTTTCGGTCGTTTGAGAGATTCCTCTACCATTTGTACCGATTTGCCATCAAAACTAACAGAATCAGATTCTGTGACTTGAAAGGAAAGATCCGTAATGGTACTTCCATTCACTTTGATTCGGCCAGCGAGGACCAATTCTTCCACTTTCCGACGGGAACCGAGACCTAATTTGGCAAGAAATGCGTTGATCCTCATGATTTTCCATTTTACAAAGTGGCCTCATTTCAAAAAGTCTAAAGAAGGTATGAATCCACTAAAAAAGAAACCTCGCTCTAAAAATATTAGCCCCCGAGCGGTGCACCCGGAGTGGATGAAAGTGC of the Leptospira kanakyensis genome contains:
- the purH gene encoding bifunctional phosphoribosylaminoimidazolecarboxamide formyltransferase/IMP cyclohydrolase, with the translated sequence MIEIKRALVSVSDKAGITEICSFLAKNGVEILSTGGTYDALSKAGIPVKKVDEFTGFPEILHGRVKTLHPKIHGGLLGDTTNPDHVKQMESNGIVPITLVIVNLYPFVKTVMKPDVTLEDAIENIDIGGPSMLRSAAKNHKNVVVLTDPKDYESFQSEFTANKGKVSRETAFQYAAKVFSETASYDSAISTFFNKKLDIKYPDKITFAFNKKQKLRYGENPHQDAAFYEPLFIKSQFEALQGKELSFNNMLDFDAAFHVASLLPKNAVSIVKHLNPCGIAFGENVLESFELARKTDPISAFGGIIGIHGRVEKDAAEEITKNFVEGVIAESFSEEALEIFGKKPNIRLIPIAKFDEALDELDLRSLHHGLLIQNRDYDLITKDKLKIVSKKQPTADDLEGLMFAWNCVKFIKSNAIVYTDQNSTLGIGAGQMSRVDSVELGAMKAQKVGLSVVGSYVGSDAFFPFRDGIDAIAKVGAKAIIQPGGSIRDEEVIQAADEHGLIMVFTGMRHFRH
- a CDS encoding flagellar protein FlgN, translated to MISSKHSFKQLLEKKIQYLDSLITNLKREEELLSYRDADSAVKIEFKNEIIVRKLEAVDRELWEKGDKEIHTEEEIAISETVFQRLDEARNLQEKVQELLVFEMNESKKEYWEFSIKRRLKSHLVQSSGLSWTKNYC
- a CDS encoding pseudouridine synthase — its product is MRINAFLAKLGLGSRRKVEELVLAGRIKVNGSTITDLSFQVTESDSVSFDGKSVQMVEESLKRPKIIAFNKPPGFLTSHEDKFHENTIFSLLPESFQKYNYAGRLDLDSRGLLLLSIDGDFIQKVTHPRNKIDKEYIISLKQPVAWKPIADEFMLGVREGGETLRALSVKPANVVPEKTNPGFTSYLSIILKEGKKRQIRRMCKAKEMVVLDLYRIRIGKLDLRDFVLEEGKYKVVTEEQVLGKPAS
- the fsa gene encoding fructose-6-phosphate aldolase, which translates into the protein MNLFLDTANIDEIKKVHELGLLDGITTNPSIIAKSGRKFTEVIKEICSFVKGPVSAEVLATDAPTMIKEGLELSKIAENVVVKVPLIPEGIKAVNAFAEKGIRTNVTLCFTANQALLAAKAGASFISPFVGRLDDIGYDGLELISEIRDIYDNYGIETQILAASVRHPIHFKEVALRGADCVTLPYSVFEMLFKHPLTDSGLAKFVEDSKKLNW
- a CDS encoding TRAP transporter large permease, which translates into the protein MGSWGILLLLLALILLRQPLIVLMGAITVYCYYFLPDPPLESFQELNSIIGDLFFAGDKEILLAIPLFIIAGNLMTHGSIARRLIRIAQAMTAPIPAGLAIAGVFSCGIFAAISGSSPVTLIAIGGLMYPSLTKAGYPTQFSMGLLASGGTLGIIIPPSIPMIVYAIMVGVSVTDLFIAGIGPGILLMSLLMIYSVFRAGNIGRGKWDWAEIRTAWKEGVLALLMPVVILGGIYSGFFTATESAAIAVFYAILVEVFIHKELSFPKIPKIMAESAEMLGILFLILILAVSLNKFMIENEIPQNLVATMSGQISSPVTFLIGVNILLLIVGMFMDIMSAILVLAPLLAPMAVNYGINPVHFGIIMIVNLEIGYLTPPVGVNLFVASGIFKQPLGKVIQSVAPIVGLFLIGLILISWIPEISLGLVGGEAAAPTP
- a CDS encoding DUF1574 domain-containing protein, yielding MKSKPFLLYPVVLFLFIFLVDKIFLLPVFHDEFLQAGNSVFYFQRKVLEKRLLNDPEATEKKLALVFGDSRSYPFSELGIPDPYKKNWTLYNFSSPQGIPMNSYIQLKKLLDLGIKPEFVILSLSPEAFDDHKGFILSPFLRMGCDKDCLDIVWKDIPLKEKWTYILDKVFTIRSVELNLSLFSSRLKRGKLKEYKSSHNQEFQLINYTKGEYLMYGVQSNPVEKIKKDTLRIGSLYMSSYTLGESQKPYVEAFLELTRKNKIKTLVLWPKVYGDYYQYFEKFHIKEVWWEPIESLSTSYGAYTLNWNKPGTCDLFNDASHQSAYCFIDQMKDIWVNYAEK
- a CDS encoding HPP family protein, coding for MSRPKRSLRFAIWSLISSSVAIWSILAITNLSGHSLLIGSFGATAVLLFAVPDAPLSQPRNLIGGHLISATIAVILVATLGTNFFTIGFSVGLSIFVMYMSHTLHPPGGATAMIGVLGGVGVDFIIFPVFIGVMILLVNALVVNNLVHHRKYPVVWL
- a CDS encoding TRAP transporter small permease; the encoded protein is MKFVERILNTLSFGEKWAGGICFLLLTLLMIADVSKREVIDKVFNWIIEITEAYPNTGIAGFMGDWSVYIAESIHSGSTGFIEWLGLGGIIWAQKLSLYFMLWGGLFGSALASAKGSHLRPEIADKVLPKKLLPYVKVIEQWVISFFFLFLAYLSVIYVLESITLDEVNPVTEIHLWKVQVIFPYIFLSMGFRHLCYGIFPALIPSDINEATEALELAEKELSESNSRGNH
- the fliS gene encoding flagellar export chaperone FliS, whose amino-acid sequence is MSLARKTGASAYNEYKANEISTVSQIKLIVMLFDGAIRFLGVAKDNMTPRKYDVVNNNIIKTQDIITELLLSLNMEEGKEVANNLLSLYVYLKKRLLEANMRKDKAIIEECIKILIELKISWEELEKKDTPNPSAAPGTRPTGISITG
- the purN gene encoding phosphoribosylglycinamide formyltransferase, with translation MGKIKRVVFLASGRGSNFTASVEYIRKKKLKSDLVALVTDNPEAKALGIAKSFGIPTKVIPYVTYPQKIDYHKDLLAEVETLDPDLIVACGYMRILKPEFVRRFRNRIINVHPSLLPAFPGLDSQKQALDYGVKVAGCTVHFVEEGVDTGPIILQKAIAIAPEWTEKELSLAILAEEHKILPLAIQLFCEDKLKIKERKVEILK
- a CDS encoding J domain-containing protein, with amino-acid sequence MDKKLLLNDSLHFLGLGPGFTESELKESYHKLAKKYHPDSGEFTSDVMFVELNKHYESLKDHLLIHPEEETFSFGSGEASDPKIQTSKPSKDPVFHEYKMAKEKETEAILRYYEKRNLHPIELSENLNKELIQLRKDLEPVLSVYVEILKNHSTSLWANDAKDSLERLRVWLR